The following are encoded in a window of Candidatus Fluviicola riflensis genomic DNA:
- a CDS encoding DNA-binding protein, translated as MAKRIKIEEIEIAIVSRGDHDLISLTDMTRNQLQEIVIIKWLSLKSTIEYLGEWEALYNPDFNYTEFGTIKNEAGSNNFVLSVKHWIEATKAIGITAKAGRYGGTYAHKDIAFHFGMWISPKFQLLLVKEYQRLKETENDRLQLTWNLQRTLAKVNYRIHTDAIKELIIPKLVGKNETSLVYANEADLLNVALFGKSAQQWRAENPDSKGNIRDEATIEQLVVLSNLESMNAVFIHNGLSQPERLIQLNQMAITQMKSLLQHATAKKLE; from the coding sequence ATGGCAAAAAGGATAAAAATTGAAGAGATTGAGATTGCGATTGTTTCGAGAGGTGATCATGATTTAATTTCCCTTACAGACATGACTCGAAATCAATTGCAAGAGATTGTCATTATTAAGTGGTTAAGTTTAAAGAGTACAATTGAATATCTTGGGGAATGGGAAGCGTTGTATAATCCGGATTTTAATTATACCGAATTCGGTACAATTAAAAATGAGGCAGGGAGTAATAACTTTGTTCTATCGGTAAAGCATTGGATTGAAGCTACTAAAGCAATTGGTATAACTGCAAAAGCGGGTAGATATGGCGGTACTTATGCTCATAAAGACATAGCGTTTCATTTTGGTATGTGGATTAGTCCTAAGTTCCAACTTTTGCTTGTTAAAGAATACCAGCGCCTCAAAGAAACGGAAAACGACCGCTTACAGCTCACTTGGAATTTGCAACGAACATTGGCAAAAGTCAATTACCGCATTCATACCGACGCCATCAAAGAATTGATTATCCCGAAATTAGTTGGTAAAAATGAAACAAGTTTGGTTTATGCCAATGAAGCTGATTTATTGAATGTGGCGCTCTTTGGTAAAAGTGCTCAACAATGGCGTGCTGAAAATCCTGATTCAAAAGGAAACATACGCGACGAAGCTACCATTGAGCAGTTGGTTGTACTCTCCAATCTTGAAAGTATGAACGCCGTATTCATCCACAACGGTTTAAGTCAACCGGAACGTCTTATCCAACTCAACCAAATGGCAATCACCCAAATGAAATCGTTGTTGCAGCATGCGACGGCGAAGAAATTGGAATAG
- a CDS encoding biotin carboxylase produces MKKVLVANRGEIARRVIRSLKKMNIATVAVYSDADRFAPHVLEADEAVYVGKSPSSESYLRQDVILQHCKDLGVDGIHPGYGFLSENAGFARKVKAAGIKFIGPSPEAMELMGDKLSAKQAVKSYNVPLVPGVDEAITDVNAAKIVAAEVGFPVLIKASAGGGGKGMRLVNNVEEFEEQMQLAQSEARSSFGDDAVFIEKFVTKPRHIEIQVFADQMGNTVYLFERECSIQRRHQKVIEEAPSAVLTPELRKQMGEAAVAVCKACNYEGAGTVEFLLDAELKFYFLEMNTRLQVEHPVTEEITGLDLVEWQVRVARGERLPKLQDELQIHGHSIEVRVYAEDTLNGFTPDIGTLHRYRRPNTGLARVDDAFEEGMDVPIFYDPMIAKLVVWAETREAAMDKMVQAIDAYEISGVKTTLDFGKFVMKHPAFRSGDFDTNFIKHCFEDPRAMWEVYEDETAALKAGVNQIWTDLRDQANADAASRNIDSMWKLHGH; encoded by the coding sequence TATGTGGGTAAATCGCCTTCTTCCGAGAGCTATTTGCGACAGGACGTCATTTTGCAGCATTGCAAAGATTTGGGCGTTGATGGAATTCACCCCGGATACGGATTTTTGTCGGAGAATGCCGGTTTTGCCCGCAAAGTAAAAGCTGCCGGCATCAAGTTTATCGGACCTTCACCCGAAGCCATGGAATTGATGGGCGACAAACTCAGCGCCAAACAAGCTGTAAAAAGCTACAACGTTCCGCTGGTTCCCGGAGTTGATGAAGCCATCACCGATGTCAATGCGGCCAAAATTGTAGCCGCCGAAGTCGGTTTTCCGGTGCTCATCAAAGCTTCTGCCGGTGGTGGAGGAAAAGGAATGCGTTTGGTAAACAATGTTGAAGAATTTGAAGAACAAATGCAGTTGGCGCAAAGCGAAGCACGCTCTTCGTTTGGCGACGATGCCGTTTTTATAGAGAAATTTGTGACCAAACCACGTCACATCGAAATCCAGGTTTTTGCCGATCAAATGGGCAATACCGTTTATTTGTTCGAACGCGAATGTTCCATTCAGCGTCGTCACCAGAAAGTAATCGAAGAAGCGCCAAGTGCCGTGTTGACTCCTGAATTGCGCAAGCAAATGGGCGAAGCAGCGGTGGCCGTTTGCAAAGCCTGCAATTACGAAGGCGCGGGAACGGTTGAATTCTTATTGGATGCAGAATTGAAATTCTACTTCCTGGAAATGAATACCCGCTTGCAGGTAGAACATCCGGTAACGGAAGAAATTACCGGACTTGACCTCGTGGAATGGCAGGTGCGCGTTGCACGCGGTGAGCGTTTGCCAAAATTACAGGACGAATTACAAATCCACGGACATTCCATTGAAGTGCGCGTGTATGCCGAAGATACGTTGAACGGCTTTACGCCCGATATCGGGACGTTGCACCGTTACCGCAGGCCAAATACAGGTTTGGCGCGTGTCGACGATGCATTTGAAGAAGGAATGGATGTTCCGATCTTCTACGATCCGATGATCGCCAAATTGGTGGTATGGGCCGAAACGCGCGAAGCTGCTATGGACAAAATGGTACAAGCCATTGATGCGTATGAAATTTCAGGCGTGAAAACGACCCTCGATTTCGGGAAATTTGTGATGAAACATCCGGCTTTCCGTTCAGGCGATTTCGATACCAATTTCATCAAACATTGTTTCGAAGATCCGCGCGCTATGTGGGAAGTATACGAAGACGAAACAGCGGCACTCAAAGCGGGCGTTAACCAGATCTGGACCGACTTGCGCGATCAGGCAAATGCAGACGCGGCGTCGCGCAACATCGATTCGATGTGGAAGCTGCACGGGCATTAG